In a genomic window of Ipomoea triloba cultivar NCNSP0323 chromosome 3, ASM357664v1:
- the LOC116012301 gene encoding probable glycosyltransferase At5g03795, translating into MAASYFLVLLLFLSLGPHRALSAAGASPYLYPATFFKNYERMLTSFKIFIYTPNNPIAFTAPPASLFYDSLLRSRFVTADADEAHLFFVPFSPDASTRSLARLVRELRGNFPYWNRTLGADHFFVHPTGFDFTADRNVLELKKNSVQISVFPTTSGYFIPHKDVTLPPVSPRALTLPHAPPGEEPPSFLGYLRWDGETESVMVNELKLDDEFAVESQPSDDLGGGGGVQSSKFCLFLYGADVAWLPAAMASGCVPVIIVDRPIQDLPLMDVLRWSEMAILVGSTRGAAGLKELLRGVKEEDYERMRGLCVAAAQHFLWNAEAKPYDAFHMLIYQLWLRRHTIRYARREM; encoded by the coding sequence ATGGCGGCCTCttattttcttgttcttctgtTATTTCTTTCTCTCGGCCCTCACCGGGCTCTCTCAGCCGCCGGTGCCTCTCCCTACCTCTATCCCGCCACCTTTTTCAAGAATTACGAACGGATGCTCACAAGTTTTAAGATTTTCATTTACACCCCAAACAACCCAATCGCGTTCACGGCCCCGCCGGCGTCTTTGTTTTACGATTCTCTCCTTCGCAGCCGGTTTGTGACCGCCGACGCCGATGAGGCCCACCTCTTCTTCGTGCCGTTTTCTCCCGACGCGTCTACGCGATCTCTGGCGCGTCTGGTTCGGGAGCTCCGGGGGAATTTTCCGTACTGGAATCGCACGCTCGGAGCTGACCATTTCTTTGTTCACCCCACCGGGTTTGACTTCACCGCCGACCGGAATGTTCTTGAGCTTAAGAAGAATTCCGTGCAAATATCCGTTTTCCCGACCACCTCCGGGTACTTTATCCCCCACAAGGATGTTACATTGCCGCCTGTCAGCCCACGCGCACTCACGCTCCCTCACGCGCCGCCGGGGGAAGAGCCGCCGTCGTTCCTTGGATATCTGAGGTGGGACGGCGAGACCGAGTCGGTCATGGTCAACGAGTTGAAACTGGATGACGAGTTCGCGGTTGAATCTCAGCCGTCGGATGATCTCGGTGGGGGTGGTGGGGTCCAGAGCAGCAAGTTCTGCTTGTTTCTTTACGGCGCTGACGTGGCATGGCTGCCGGCGGCGATGGCTTCCGGCTGCGTGCCGGTGATAATCGTGGACCGTCCGATCCAGGACCTGCCCCTGATGGACGTCCTGAGATGGTCCGAGATGGCGATCTTGGTGGGGTCCACGCGTGGGGCCGCCGGACTGAAGGAGTTGTTGCGTGGCGTGAAGGAGGAAGATTACGAGAGGATGAGGGGATTGTGTGTGGCGGCGGCCCAGCACTTTCTGTGGAATGCGGAAGCTAAACCGTACGATGCATTTCACATGCTGATTTATCAGCTGTGGCTGCGACGACACACCATCAGATACGCGCGAAGGGAGATGTAG